The Synechocystis sp. PCC 7509 genome includes a window with the following:
- the tkt gene encoding transketolase, with protein MAVATQSLEELCINSIRFLAIDAVEKAKSGHPGLPMGAAPMSFVLWDRFMRFNPKNPAWLNRDRFLLSAGHGSMLQYALLYLTGYEDLTLDDIKQFRQWESKTPGHPENFMNPGVEITTGPLGQGIANGVGIAMAEAHLAATFNKPDFPIIDHYTYVIMGDGCNMEGVASEACSLAGHLGLGKLIALYDDNHISIEGSTDLAFTEDVGKRYEAYGWHVLVVEDGNTNIDAIHKAIEAAKAVTDKPTMIKVRTTIGYGSPNKADSYEAHGAALGAAEVQATRESLGWEYEPFEIPTDAMNHWRKAIERGAKYEEDWNQLYARYQEQYPQEAATLERMHKAELPEGWESVLPKYTPEDKGEATRVQSGRTLNALSAVFPELIGGSADLASSNNTLIKGAGDYQKGQYQNRNLRFGVREHGMGAICNGLALDGSGLIPYCATFLVFTDYMRAAIRLSALSESGVIYVMTHDSIQLGEDGPTHQPIEHVNSLRMIPDLLVMRPADGNETSGAYKVAIKAARGKKFGNKTRPTVIALSRLAQPNLANTSIEGVEKGAYILSDSDGTPDVILMGTGSETQLCVKAAEQLRGEGKKVRVVSMVCWEIFQDQDTAYRESVLPKAVKKRISVEAGVTFGWCRYVGDEGIAIGIDTFGASAPGPVCMEKFGFTVENVVAKAKSLLG; from the coding sequence ATGGCTGTTGCAACCCAATCCCTCGAAGAACTTTGTATTAATTCGATCCGCTTTCTAGCTATTGATGCGGTCGAGAAGGCAAAATCTGGACATCCAGGATTGCCAATGGGCGCGGCTCCTATGTCGTTTGTATTGTGGGATCGCTTTATGCGCTTCAATCCCAAAAATCCTGCTTGGCTCAATCGCGATCGCTTTTTGTTATCCGCAGGTCATGGCAGTATGTTACAGTACGCCCTACTTTATCTCACAGGCTACGAAGACCTGACCCTCGACGATATTAAACAGTTCCGTCAGTGGGAATCAAAAACCCCCGGACACCCAGAAAACTTTATGAATCCTGGGGTAGAAATCACTACTGGACCCCTAGGACAAGGAATTGCTAACGGTGTTGGGATTGCAATGGCAGAAGCTCACTTGGCAGCTACTTTTAACAAACCTGATTTTCCCATCATTGACCATTACACCTATGTAATTATGGGCGATGGTTGTAATATGGAAGGAGTTGCTAGTGAAGCTTGTTCTTTAGCTGGCCACTTGGGATTAGGTAAATTAATCGCCCTTTACGATGATAACCACATCTCCATTGAAGGCTCTACTGACCTAGCTTTTACTGAAGACGTAGGTAAGCGTTATGAGGCTTATGGTTGGCACGTTTTGGTTGTAGAAGATGGCAATACTAATATTGATGCCATTCATAAAGCAATTGAAGCCGCCAAAGCTGTCACTGACAAGCCGACAATGATTAAAGTTCGTACAACTATCGGTTATGGTTCACCCAATAAAGCCGATAGCTACGAAGCTCACGGTGCAGCTTTAGGTGCGGCAGAAGTACAAGCAACACGGGAAAGCTTAGGTTGGGAATACGAGCCATTTGAAATCCCCACTGATGCGATGAATCACTGGCGCAAGGCAATTGAACGCGGCGCAAAGTATGAAGAAGATTGGAATCAACTATACGCTCGTTATCAAGAGCAGTATCCCCAAGAAGCAGCTACTTTAGAGCGGATGCACAAAGCAGAACTTCCCGAAGGTTGGGAATCGGTTTTACCAAAATACACTCCTGAAGACAAAGGCGAAGCTACTCGCGTCCAATCAGGGAGAACTTTAAATGCTTTATCTGCGGTATTCCCTGAACTAATTGGTGGTTCAGCAGATTTGGCTTCTTCTAACAATACGTTGATTAAAGGCGCGGGAGACTACCAAAAAGGACAATACCAAAACCGCAACCTCCGCTTTGGGGTACGGGAGCATGGTATGGGCGCTATTTGTAACGGTTTAGCGTTAGATGGTTCGGGTTTAATTCCTTATTGTGCAACGTTCCTGGTCTTTACTGACTATATGCGGGCAGCAATTCGGCTTTCGGCTTTGTCAGAATCTGGTGTAATTTATGTCATGACTCATGACTCAATCCAGTTAGGGGAAGATGGCCCAACCCACCAACCGATTGAACACGTAAATTCGCTAAGAATGATTCCCGACTTATTAGTAATGCGTCCGGCGGATGGTAACGAAACCAGTGGCGCTTACAAAGTAGCAATTAAAGCAGCTAGAGGCAAGAAATTTGGCAACAAAACCCGTCCTACAGTTATTGCTTTATCTCGTTTGGCGCAACCTAATTTAGCCAATACCTCGATTGAAGGTGTAGAGAAAGGCGCGTATATTTTATCGGATAGCGATGGTACGCCCGATGTAATATTGATGGGTACAGGTAGCGAAACTCAGCTTTGCGTCAAAGCGGCGGAACAGTTGCGCGGTGAAGGGAAAAAAGTTCGAGTAGTTTCGATGGTTTGTTGGGAAATCTTCCAAGACCAAGACACAGCTTACCGCGAATCTGTACTACCTAAAGCTGTGAAAAAACGCATATCTGTAGAAGCTGGCGTTACGTTTGGCTGGTGTCGTTACGTTGGCGATGAAGGAATTGCTATCGGTATTGATACCTTTGGTGCTTCCGCTCCTGGCCCAGTTTGCATGGAAAAGTTTGGCTTTACTGTCGAAAATGTAGTCGCTAAAGCAAAATCTTTATTAGGCTAA
- the fabF gene encoding beta-ketoacyl-ACP synthase II, with amino-acid sequence MADFDLKRVAVTGIGAITPLGNNSRDYWQGLLDGRSGIVPITLFDASKHKCRIAGEVKGFNPQDYIDSKEAKRMDRFAQFAVAASLQAIQDARFEINQLNANQVGTIIGTGIGGIKVLEDQQTVYLNRGPDRCSPFMVPMMIANMAAGLTAIHTGAKGPNSCPVTACAAGSNAVGDAFRLIQQGYAQAMICGGTEAAVSALPFAGFAAARALSTRNDEPTRASRPFDRDRDGFVMGEGAGILLLEELGHALSRGARIYAEIIGYGLTCDAYHMTSPVPGGEGAARAIQLALKDAGLNPEQVNYINAHGTSTGANDPTETAAIKKALGDAAYKVAISSTKSMTGHLLGGSGGIEAVATVMAIANDKIPPTINLENPDPECDLDYVPNHSRDLKVDVALSNSFGFGGHNVTLAFKKYV; translated from the coding sequence ATGGCAGATTTTGATTTGAAACGAGTGGCGGTAACAGGTATCGGTGCAATTACACCGTTAGGTAACAATTCTCGAGATTACTGGCAAGGATTGTTAGACGGGCGCAGTGGAATTGTACCGATTACATTGTTTGATGCTTCTAAGCACAAATGCCGCATTGCTGGCGAAGTTAAGGGCTTCAATCCCCAGGACTACATAGACAGCAAAGAAGCTAAACGGATGGACAGGTTTGCTCAATTTGCCGTAGCCGCAAGCTTGCAGGCGATTCAAGACGCGCGATTTGAAATCAACCAACTAAATGCTAATCAAGTAGGCACAATCATTGGTACAGGCATTGGTGGCATCAAAGTATTAGAAGATCAGCAAACGGTTTATTTGAATCGAGGTCCCGATCGCTGTAGCCCGTTTATGGTGCCGATGATGATCGCCAATATGGCTGCCGGATTAACGGCAATTCATACGGGAGCGAAAGGTCCCAACTCTTGCCCAGTAACGGCTTGTGCGGCGGGTTCTAACGCCGTAGGCGATGCTTTTCGCCTAATTCAACAAGGCTACGCTCAGGCAATGATTTGCGGGGGTACTGAAGCCGCCGTCTCAGCTTTGCCTTTTGCCGGATTTGCCGCCGCTAGAGCGCTGTCTACCCGTAACGACGAACCAACTCGCGCCAGCCGTCCCTTCGACCGCGATCGCGATGGCTTTGTCATGGGTGAAGGGGCGGGGATTCTCCTATTAGAAGAACTCGGACACGCCTTAAGTCGGGGGGCGCGGATTTATGCCGAAATTATCGGCTATGGTTTGACGTGCGATGCCTACCACATGACTTCCCCCGTCCCTGGGGGTGAAGGCGCAGCTAGAGCTATTCAGTTGGCTTTAAAAGATGCGGGACTCAACCCAGAGCAAGTAAATTATATCAACGCTCACGGCACAAGTACGGGGGCTAACGATCCGACGGAAACGGCGGCAATTAAAAAAGCTCTAGGAGATGCGGCTTACAAAGTAGCGATTAGCTCTACTAAGTCGATGACCGGGCATTTATTGGGTGGTTCTGGGGGAATTGAAGCGGTGGCAACAGTAATGGCGATCGCTAATGATAAAATTCCACCGACAATAAACTTAGAAAACCCCGACCCAGAATGCGATTTAGATTACGTTCCCAATCATAGCCGCGACCTAAAAGTTGATGTTGCTTTGTCCAATTCCTTTGGTTTTGGCGGTCACAACGTCACTTTAGCCTTCAAAAAGTACGTTTAG
- the acpP gene encoding acyl carrier protein, producing the protein MNQSEIFAKVKSIVTEQLSVEPDSVTPSANFADDLNADSLDTVELVMALEEEFDVEIPDEAAEQITTVQQAVDYISNKVATSA; encoded by the coding sequence ATGAACCAATCAGAAATTTTTGCTAAAGTTAAAAGCATCGTCACCGAGCAGTTGAGTGTCGAACCCGATAGCGTTACACCGAGCGCCAATTTTGCCGACGACTTAAACGCTGACTCCCTAGATACCGTTGAATTGGTCATGGCTTTAGAAGAAGAATTTGATGTAGAAATTCCCGACGAAGCAGCAGAACAAATTACCACAGTTCAACAAGCGGTAGACTACATTAGCAATAAAGTTGCTACCTCAGCGTAA
- a CDS encoding CoB--CoM heterodisulfide reductase iron-sulfur subunit B family protein produces MLAANAIVSSNLLTMLNQKILKYAYFPGCVAQGACRELYQSTQALTQALGIELVELKKAACCGSGTFKEDSQLLEDTVNARNIALAEELNLPLLTHCSTCQGVIGHVDERLKQAAQKDPNYIEKVNSLLVTEGCSPYRGSTEVKHLLYALVTDYGLEEIQRRVTKTLQGLKCAAFYGCYLLRAQSSMANDDPIRPEAMENVFRTIGATPIYYRGRTQCCGWPLASYATTESFKMAGMHIQEALAAGADCMVTPCPLCHLNLDSRQPEVEKVIGKKLGLPVLHLPQLIALALGIEPKQLGLDRHVVSTKLLLKKLGL; encoded by the coding sequence ATGCTTGCTGCCAATGCGATCGTTTCCTCTAATCTACTTACTATGCTTAATCAAAAAATTTTAAAATATGCTTACTTTCCTGGCTGCGTTGCTCAAGGAGCGTGCAGAGAGCTTTATCAATCTACTCAAGCTCTGACTCAAGCTTTAGGAATTGAACTGGTGGAACTTAAAAAAGCTGCTTGCTGCGGTTCGGGTACTTTTAAAGAAGATTCTCAATTACTAGAAGATACCGTTAACGCCCGCAACATTGCTTTAGCTGAAGAACTAAACTTGCCTCTCCTTACTCATTGCAGCACTTGTCAAGGTGTAATCGGTCATGTTGATGAGCGATTAAAACAAGCGGCGCAAAAAGATCCCAATTATATTGAAAAAGTCAATAGCTTACTTGTTACTGAAGGCTGTTCGCCTTATCGGGGCAGCACTGAAGTTAAGCACCTTTTGTATGCTTTAGTTACAGATTATGGTTTGGAGGAAATTCAGCGCCGAGTAACAAAAACGTTGCAAGGGTTGAAATGTGCAGCATTTTATGGTTGCTATTTACTCCGCGCTCAGTCTTCTATGGCGAACGATGACCCAATTAGACCAGAGGCAATGGAAAATGTGTTTAGAACTATTGGCGCAACACCAATTTATTATCGCGGTCGGACGCAATGCTGCGGCTGGCCATTGGCTAGTTATGCAACTACTGAATCGTTTAAAATGGCGGGGATGCACATTCAAGAAGCTTTAGCCGCCGGGGCAGATTGTATGGTCACGCCTTGCCCATTGTGTCATCTTAATCTTGACTCTCGCCAGCCAGAAGTAGAAAAAGTTATCGGCAAAAAGTTAGGCTTGCCAGTATTGCATTTACCACAATTAATTGCTTTAGCGTTAGGAATTGAGCCAAAACAGCTAGGGCTAGATCGCCATGTGGTATCAACAAAATTACTTTTAAAAAAGCTAGGACTGTAA